One Odocoileus virginianus isolate 20LAN1187 ecotype Illinois chromosome 4, Ovbor_1.2, whole genome shotgun sequence DNA segment encodes these proteins:
- the RTP4 gene encoding receptor-transporting protein 4, with translation MDAKPQSKRIALDIREWEQTFQELICQEKPWARWTLKMDGSLRPDCVAQGWKQYQQKGFGRFSCSSCRRGWASAQVKILCHMYLENQKSPGKVLMRIFGQRCKKCSRSQFEKPDFSPESRNRILQNLVQRVLEKFYRNGFRKVSELPVIPEVPLKGSHDTANCEACVLGYCVLNSENGMTGPERSSVSYMETGSSSPHNGDKCGQNRSRNHLAVGSGYSGTHIGSGPSHVTAGIQVPGKGPQPKREMGQLFTPGADRQAARATGPQPIRVAGSLPPGWTDPRPIQAVGPLPIGHAYSQSTRGRGPQAPRMTYSQAIRKSGQQSTHKAQATKGAQLQATKVTEPQPTRATIPRATSGSDSQAKGMTGPPPQRSSSQPTREAIPKVTVGSDSQAKGMAVLPPQRSSSQPARETIPKATVGSDSQAKGMTGPPPQRSSSQPTQEAIPKVTVGSDSQAKGMAVLPPQRSSSQPARETIPKATVGSDSQAKGLTGPPPQNSSSQPTREAIPKATVGSDSQAKGMTGPPPQRSSSQHTQEAILKVTVGSDSQAKGMAVLPPQRSSSQPARETIPKATVGSDTKATRRAGLPLGSSSQPTRPHVGPSCGSQAAWGREERYSPGGSVSDSFFRLPPSNDLRNQEQLFRWGYVCIFALFTFLVSKYL, from the exons ATGGACGCCAAGCCTCAGAGCAAGAGAATAGCTTTGGATATCAGGGAATGGGAGCAGACATTTCAAGAACTGATCTGTCAGGAGAAACCCTGGGCCAGATGGACCCTGAAGATGGATGGAAGCCTTCGGCCAGACTGTGTGGCCCAGGGGTGGAAGCAATACCAGCAGAAAGGATTTGGCAG GTTCTCGTGTTCCTCATGCCGTCGAGGCTGGGCTTCTGCCCAAGTGAAGATCCTATGTCACATGTACCTGGAGAACCAGAAATCCCCAGGCAAGGTGCTCATGCGGATCTTTGGACAGAGGTGCAAGAAGTGCTCCCGGTCTCAGTTTGAGAAGCCTGATTTCTCCCCGGAAAGCAGAAATAGGATTCTGCAAAACCTGGTGCAGCGTGTTCTGGAGAAATTCTACAGAAATGGTTTCAGGAAGGTTTCGGAGTTACCCGTGATCCCAGAAGTACCTTTGAAGGGGTCCCACGACACGGCCAATTGTGAAGCATGCGTCCTGGGCTACTGTGTACTGAACTCAGAAAACGGCATGACAGGGCCAGAAAGATCCTCTGTCTCCTACATGGAGACTGGGAGTTCCTCTCCTCACAATGGTGACAAGTGTGGCCAAAACCGATCTAGGAACCACTTAGCAGTGGGGAGTGGGTATTCTGGCACCCATATAGGCTCAGGGCCCAGCCATGTCACTGCTGGGATCCAAGTGCCTGGGAAAGGCCCTCAGCCTAAACGGGAGATGGGCCAGCTGTTCACACCAGGGGCAGATCGACAGGCTGCACGGGCAACCGGCCCACAGCCCATCCGAGTAGCAGGATCACTTCCCCCAGGGTGGACAGATCCACGGCCCATTCAAGCAGTAGGCCCACTACCTATAGGGCATGCATATTCACAGTCTACACGGGGGAGAGGACCACAGGCCCCCCGGATGACATACTCTCAGGCTATAAGGAAGTCAGGCCAGCAGTCAACACACAAGGCACAAGCCACAAAAGGGGCACAGCTTCAGGCCACAAAGGTGACAGAACCACAGCCCACCAGAGCGACAATCCCAAGGGCCACATCAGGATCAGACAGCCAGGCTAAAGGGATGACAGGCCCCCCACCACAGAGGTCAAGCTCACAGCCTACACGGGAGGCAATCCCGAAGGTCACAGTAGGGTCAGACAGTCAGGCTAAAGGGATGGCAGTCCTCCCACCACAGAGGTCAAGCTCACAGCCTGCACGGGAGACAATCCCGAAGGCCACAGTAGGGTCAGACAGTCAGGCTAAAGGGATGACAGGCCCCCCACCACAGAGGTCAAGCTCACAGCCCACACAGGAGGCAATCCCGAAGGTCACAGTAGGGTCAGACAGTCAGGCTAAAGGGATGGCAGTCCTCCCACCACAGAGGTCAAGCTCACAGCCTGCACGGGAGACAATCCCGAAGGCCACAGTAGGGTCAGACAGTCAGGCTAAAGGGTTGACAGGCCCCCCACCACAGAACTCAAGCTCACAGCCTACACGGGAGGCAATCCCAAAGGCCACAGTAGGGTCAGACAGTCAGGCTAAAGGGATGACAGGCCCCCCACCACAGAGGTCAAGCTCACAGCACACACAGGAGGCAATCCTGAAGGTCACAGTAGGGTCAGACAGTCAGGCTAAAGGGATGGCAGTCCTCCCACCACAGAGGTCAAGCTCACAGCCTGCACGGGAGACAATCCCAAAGGCCACAGTAGGGTCAGACACTAAGGCTACAAGGAGGGCAGGCCTCCCACTGGGGTCAAGCTCACAGCCCACACGGCCACATGTAGGACCTTCATGTGGAAGTCAAGctgcctggggcagggaggagaggtaCTCACCTGGAGGGTCTGTATCAGACAGCTTTTTCAGATTACCTCCTTCAAATGATCTCCGTAACCAGGAGCAGCTGTTCAGGTGGGGCTATGTCTGTATTTTTGCTCTGTTTACCTTTCTGGTGTCTAAATACTTATGA